Part of the Pseudomonas baltica genome is shown below.
TTGTCTGTCGTATGTCACAGTTGCTGAACGAGCCGACATGACCAGCAACTGTACCGTCAGGGTTTTTCCGCCAGTGCCTTTAGTGACTTAAGCGTCTCGAAGGGCGCATCGACGACAAATTTGTTCGCCACCCACGACGGTACACTTCCTCCCGGCTCGGTATGCACCTGGTAGGTTACCTCGGTGCTGTCTGCACTTTTGGGGGTGAGCCTCCAGTAGCCCTCCACCTGGGTGACACGCACAAAGCCCGGCTCTTCAGGGATATAGGTGGGCACCCCCTGTAGCTTGCGCGTTACCGTACCGTCGGCACTCACAGCGGTGGTGACCTTGAGCACCGAGTCCCGTGGCGTGACCATGATCGGCGTATTGAATTGGGTGTAGGTCCAGGCATCATCGCCTTCATGCTTGAGCAGTTTTTGCTGCTTGCATTCATGAATCCAGGCACAGGCCCCGGCGGCGTCTTCCTGTAGCGCACGAACCTTGGCCAACGGCGCCTTGATCAAGGTCGTGCCGCGATAGGCCTTGTATTTGGAACCAGCAATATCGCTGAGCGCCACCTGAATGCCGTCCTGATCCTTCGCCACCTGCCAGTCCTCGGCGCAAGCGACGCCCGCCAGCAACATCGAAACACCCAGTACCGCTGTCATTCGAAGCTTTGATCCCATCTTGTTTTCCTTATTGTCGAAGA
Proteins encoded:
- a CDS encoding START domain-containing protein — encoded protein: MGSKLRMTAVLGVSMLLAGVACAEDWQVAKDQDGIQVALSDIAGSKYKAYRGTTLIKAPLAKVRALQEDAAGACAWIHECKQQKLLKHEGDDAWTYTQFNTPIMVTPRDSVLKVTTAVSADGTVTRKLQGVPTYIPEEPGFVRVTQVEGYWRLTPKSADSTEVTYQVHTEPGGSVPSWVANKFVVDAPFETLKSLKALAEKP